The following are from one region of the Streptomyces rubrogriseus genome:
- a CDS encoding HAMP domain-containing sensor histidine kinase: protein MPLFWRISLFNSVVLIAATALLLGPVTVSTPVLLTEAAILTAGLVVILIANILLLRIGLGPLRQLARAMTTTDLLRPRVRPKVDGDGEIAELITTFNTMLDRLEAERALSAARTLSAQESERHRVAQELYDEVGQTLAAVLLDLKRVADQAPEEVREQLSQVQETTRASLDEIRRIARRLLPGVLEELGLSSALRSLSDEFTGPSLTVRHDIAAGLPGLGDNADLVLYRVAQEGLTNAARHSGARLVVLSLDRAGDDAVRLRVRDDGRGFDDSGGAAEGAGIRGMRERALLIGADLVVGPARGGGTEVRLTVPVGDRVPDRVA, encoded by the coding sequence GTGCCCCTGTTCTGGAGAATCTCGCTGTTCAACTCGGTGGTGCTGATCGCGGCGACCGCGTTGCTGCTGGGACCGGTCACCGTGTCGACCCCCGTCCTGCTCACCGAGGCCGCGATCCTCACGGCCGGCCTGGTGGTCATCCTGATCGCCAACATCCTGCTGCTGCGGATCGGCCTCGGACCACTGCGCCAGCTCGCGCGGGCCATGACCACGACCGATCTGCTGCGGCCGCGGGTCCGCCCCAAGGTCGACGGCGACGGCGAGATCGCCGAGCTGATCACCACCTTCAACACCATGCTCGACCGGCTGGAGGCCGAACGCGCCCTGAGCGCCGCCCGCACGCTGAGCGCGCAGGAGTCGGAACGCCACCGGGTCGCCCAGGAGCTGTACGACGAGGTGGGGCAGACCCTCGCCGCCGTGCTGCTGGATCTCAAGCGGGTCGCGGACCAGGCGCCCGAGGAGGTGCGCGAGCAGCTCTCTCAGGTGCAGGAGACGACCCGGGCCAGCCTGGACGAGATCCGCCGCATCGCCCGCCGGCTGCTCCCGGGGGTCCTGGAGGAGCTGGGCCTCAGCAGCGCCCTGAGGTCGCTCTCGGACGAGTTCACCGGGCCGTCGCTGACCGTGCGCCACGACATCGCCGCCGGCCTGCCCGGTCTCGGCGACAACGCCGACCTGGTGCTCTACCGGGTCGCCCAGGAGGGACTCACCAACGCGGCCCGGCACTCCGGGGCCCGCCTGGTGGTGCTGTCCCTGGACCGTGCCGGTGATGATGCCGTCCGGCTGCGGGTGCGGGACGACGGCCGGGGCTTCGACGACTCGGGCGGGGCCGCCGAGGGCGCCGGGATCCGGGGTATGCGGGAGCGCGCCCTGCTGATCGGCGCCGACCTGGTCGTCGGCCCGGCGCGCGGGGGCGGCACCGAGGTGCGGCTGACCGTGCCCGTCGGCGACCGGGTGCCCGACCGGGTCGCGTGA
- a CDS encoding lipoate--protein ligase family protein encodes MHGEYKIPGGKLVVVDVEAEDGVLRHVRVAGDFFLEPDEALDAVNRALEGAPADTDAAGLAARIDAAVPEGTVMYGLTSEGVGIAVRRALAHATDWTDYDWQLIHEEPEPPALHMALDEVLTAEVAAGRRPPTLRVWEWGAPAVIIGSFQSLRNEVDAEGAARHGIEVVRRISGGGAMFVEPGNTITYSLSVPEALVQGLSFQDSYAYLDDWVLGALGEMGIRAWYQPLNDIATDQGKIAGAAQKRVVGPGGGPGAVLHHVTMSYDIDADKMLQVLRIGREKMSDKGTRSAKKRVDPLRRQTGLAREAVIERMISSFGGRYGLSRGKVTDEELARARELARTKFSSAEWTARVP; translated from the coding sequence GTGCACGGTGAATACAAGATTCCCGGCGGCAAGCTGGTCGTCGTGGACGTGGAGGCCGAGGACGGCGTGCTGCGGCACGTGCGGGTGGCGGGCGACTTCTTCCTGGAGCCGGACGAGGCGCTGGACGCCGTGAACCGCGCACTGGAGGGCGCCCCGGCGGACACGGACGCGGCGGGGCTGGCCGCGCGGATCGACGCGGCGGTGCCCGAGGGCACCGTCATGTACGGGCTGACCTCGGAGGGCGTCGGCATCGCCGTGCGCCGCGCGCTGGCGCACGCCACGGACTGGACGGACTACGACTGGCAGCTGATCCACGAGGAACCCGAGCCCCCCGCGCTGCACATGGCCCTCGACGAGGTTCTGACCGCCGAGGTCGCCGCGGGCCGGCGTCCGCCGACGCTCAGGGTGTGGGAGTGGGGCGCCCCCGCGGTGATCATCGGCAGTTTCCAGTCGCTGCGCAACGAGGTGGACGCCGAGGGCGCCGCCCGGCACGGCATCGAGGTGGTCCGCCGGATCTCCGGGGGCGGCGCGATGTTCGTGGAGCCCGGCAACACGATCACCTACTCCCTGTCCGTGCCGGAGGCGCTGGTGCAGGGCCTCTCCTTCCAGGACAGCTACGCCTACCTGGACGACTGGGTGCTGGGCGCGCTCGGCGAGATGGGCATCCGCGCCTGGTACCAGCCGCTCAACGACATCGCCACCGACCAGGGCAAGATCGCGGGCGCCGCGCAGAAGCGCGTCGTGGGGCCCGGGGGCGGACCGGGCGCCGTACTGCACCACGTGACCATGTCGTACGACATCGACGCGGACAAGATGCTCCAGGTGCTGCGGATCGGGCGGGAGAAGATGTCCGACAAGGGCACCAGGTCCGCGAAGAAGCGGGTGGACCCGCTGCGCCGGCAGACCGGTCTGGCGCGCGAGGCCGTGATCGAGCGGATGATCTCCTCCTTCGGCGGGCGGTACGGGCTGTCCCGGGGCAAGGTGACGGACGAGGAGCTGGCGCGGGCCCGGGAGTTGGCGCGCACGAAGTTCTCCTCCGCCGAGTGGACCGCGCGGGTGCCCTGA
- a CDS encoding response regulator, protein MSGVVRVALVDDQALMRAGFRALLDAEEGVEVVGEAADGEQGVALVRAQVPDVALVDVQMPVMSGIEATRHIAADPALAAVRVVILTNYGLDEYVFEALRAGASGFLLKDTEPADLLQAIDVVAHGEALLSPSVTRTLIGEFVARPPDRSTAPGLDTLTRREREVTALAARGLSNEEIAAHMVISPLTAKTHISRAMTKLGARDRAQLVVFAYESGLVAVRGRA, encoded by the coding sequence ATGAGCGGCGTCGTCCGGGTCGCGCTCGTCGACGACCAGGCGCTGATGCGGGCCGGTTTCCGGGCGCTGCTCGACGCCGAGGAGGGCGTCGAGGTGGTCGGCGAGGCGGCCGACGGGGAACAGGGGGTGGCGCTGGTGCGGGCGCAGGTGCCCGACGTGGCCCTGGTCGACGTGCAGATGCCGGTGATGTCGGGCATCGAGGCGACCCGGCACATCGCCGCCGACCCGGCCCTCGCCGCCGTACGCGTCGTCATCCTCACCAACTACGGCCTCGACGAGTACGTCTTCGAGGCGCTGCGGGCGGGAGCCAGCGGCTTCCTCCTCAAGGACACCGAGCCCGCCGACCTGCTCCAGGCCATCGACGTGGTGGCGCACGGCGAGGCCCTGCTCTCCCCGTCGGTCACCCGCACCCTGATCGGCGAGTTCGTCGCCCGGCCCCCGGACCGGTCCACCGCGCCCGGCCTGGACACCCTCACCCGCCGGGAACGCGAGGTCACCGCGCTCGCGGCGCGCGGCCTGAGCAACGAGGAGATCGCCGCCCACATGGTGATCAGCCCGCTGACCGCCAAGACGCACATCAGCCGTGCGATGACCAAGCTGGGTGCCCGGGACCGGGCCCAACTCGTCGTGTTCGCCTACGAGTCGGGCCTGGTCGCGGTGCGCGGCAGGGCCTAG
- a CDS encoding sensor histidine kinase gives MSGRQVDRGRLADVVLAAVVGALGTAVAAFDDDTTALDHVLVVLASAALAFHRAAPRAVLAAATVLGTAYVVHAHPGPLSALPVLGAVHTAARVGHRGLAAAGGAVFLAGYVATGPGTQHAAERAGLLVGWFLCAVVTGLADRNWQAYLRQTEQRALEAERTREEAALRRAGEERLRIARELHDSLTHSISIVKLQAGVAVHLARKRGDEVPPALLAIQEASGEAMRELRSALQVLRADEPTGTPALLVERARAAGLAVELTVTGDERPLPRAVDRAAYRIVQEALTNAARHAGPAKVRVRIDYGTRNTTDPTVDHTTDHTGDRMGELTIVVDDDGAADPDRPPVPGTGLTGMHERVSALGGTLRAAPRAEGGFSVRARLPLGETA, from the coding sequence ATGAGTGGGCGTCAGGTCGATCGCGGACGGCTCGCCGACGTGGTCCTCGCGGCCGTCGTCGGCGCCCTCGGCACGGCGGTCGCCGCCTTCGACGACGACACCACGGCACTCGACCACGTGCTCGTCGTCCTCGCCTCGGCGGCGCTCGCCTTCCACCGCGCCGCCCCGCGCGCGGTGCTGGCCGCCGCCACCGTCCTCGGCACGGCGTACGTCGTGCACGCACACCCCGGCCCGCTGTCCGCCCTGCCCGTCCTGGGCGCCGTGCACACCGCGGCCCGGGTCGGCCACCGGGGTCTCGCGGCGGCCGGCGGCGCCGTGTTCCTGGCCGGGTACGTGGCCACCGGCCCCGGCACCCAGCACGCGGCCGAACGGGCCGGACTGCTCGTCGGCTGGTTCCTGTGCGCCGTGGTGACCGGTCTCGCCGACCGGAACTGGCAGGCGTACCTGCGCCAGACCGAACAGCGCGCCCTGGAGGCGGAGCGCACCAGGGAGGAGGCGGCCCTGCGCCGTGCCGGGGAGGAACGGCTGCGGATCGCCCGCGAGTTGCACGACTCGCTGACGCACAGCATCTCCATCGTCAAGCTCCAGGCGGGCGTCGCTGTCCACCTGGCGCGCAAACGCGGCGACGAGGTGCCGCCCGCGCTGCTCGCCATCCAGGAGGCAAGCGGCGAGGCGATGCGCGAGCTGCGCTCCGCCCTCCAGGTGCTGCGGGCCGACGAACCCACCGGCACCCCGGCCCTGCTCGTCGAGCGGGCCCGGGCGGCGGGGCTCGCCGTCGAGCTCACGGTCACCGGGGACGAGCGCCCGCTGCCCCGGGCCGTCGACCGGGCCGCCTACCGCATCGTGCAGGAGGCCCTCACCAACGCGGCGCGGCACGCCGGACCGGCGAAAGTGCGGGTCCGCATCGACTACGGCACACGGAACACGACGGATCCCACGGTGGATCACACGACGGACCACACGGGGGACCGCATGGGCGAGCTGACCATAGTCGTGGACGACGACGGGGCCGCCGATCCGGACCGCCCGCCGGTGCCCGGCACCGGCCTGACCGGCATGCACGAACGCGTCAGCGCCCTCGGCGGCACCCTGCGCGCCGCCCCCCGCGCGGAGGGCGGTTTCTCGGTGCGCGCACGGCTCCCGCTGGGGGAGACGGCATGA
- a CDS encoding carboxymuconolactone decarboxylase family protein → MPTPFRHTEPLPPKAATGHVAEVYAQAARDFGIPEPAPFVALSSAPVLVAPAWALMRESLLAGPGDRTGKEVAAFGVSQANKCRFCVDAHTMLLHATGDHALAERLARGQEPADERHARVLGWARRTRVPGAAGEPHPFRPEEAPGYLGTVLAFHFINRVVSSLVTETLLPAGAQRLRPVRSLAGRSLSRTVRRTAVPGASLPLLDDPGRGPAWAAGTPVGPAYAALSSAAPMGAGLLDADDQDLVRATLRDWDGSHPPRTPDPFPDRRERPGARLALLVALAPYRITDADVAAWRRPEHTDHCLVHLVAYGAFAAVDRIETALTAPTARPAPRETS, encoded by the coding sequence ATGCCCACACCCTTCCGTCACACCGAACCGCTGCCCCCGAAGGCGGCCACCGGCCACGTCGCCGAGGTCTACGCACAGGCCGCGCGGGACTTCGGCATCCCCGAGCCCGCGCCCTTCGTGGCCCTCTCCTCCGCGCCCGTGCTCGTCGCCCCGGCCTGGGCGCTGATGCGCGAGTCCCTGCTCGCCGGTCCCGGCGACCGCACCGGCAAGGAGGTCGCCGCCTTCGGGGTGTCGCAGGCCAACAAGTGCCGGTTCTGCGTGGACGCGCACACCATGCTGCTGCACGCCACCGGCGACCACGCCCTGGCCGAACGGCTGGCCAGGGGGCAGGAGCCGGCGGACGAGCGGCACGCGCGCGTACTCGGCTGGGCGCGCCGCACCCGCGTTCCGGGTGCGGCGGGCGAGCCCCACCCGTTCCGGCCCGAGGAGGCTCCCGGCTATCTCGGCACCGTGCTGGCCTTCCACTTCATCAACCGCGTCGTGTCGTCCCTGGTGACCGAGACGCTGCTGCCGGCCGGCGCGCAACGCCTGCGCCCGGTAAGGAGCCTGGCGGGCCGCTCGCTGTCCCGCACGGTGCGGCGAACCGCCGTGCCCGGCGCCTCCCTTCCCCTGCTGGACGACCCCGGCCGGGGACCGGCGTGGGCGGCGGGGACACCGGTCGGCCCGGCGTACGCGGCGCTGAGCTCCGCAGCCCCGATGGGCGCCGGTCTCCTCGACGCCGACGACCAGGACCTGGTACGCGCCACGCTGCGCGACTGGGACGGCTCGCACCCGCCGCGCACACCGGACCCGTTTCCCGACCGGCGGGAGCGGCCCGGCGCACGGCTGGCGCTGCTGGTGGCGCTCGCGCCGTACCGGATCACGGACGCGGACGTCGCGGCGTGGCGCCGGCCCGAGCACACCGACCACTGCCTGGTGCACCTCGTCGCGTACGGCGCGTTCGCCGCCGTGGACCGCATCGAGACGGCGCTGACCGCCCCGACCGCCCGCCCCGCCCCTCGGGAGACCTCATGA
- a CDS encoding NCS1 family nucleobase:cation symporter-1 translates to MTDTAPTAIPPSAQVTLPDGRVELAPGSPPPSGPYANQDLLPVPVEGRTWTTYNFSALWVGMAHNTASWTLASGLIAVGMDWKQAVLTIALANLIVLAPMLLTGHAGPKYGIPFPVFARASFGIRGANLPAVVRALVACGWFGIQTWIGGEAIYFLAGKLIGDGWTNAGTFGGHAWTMWLSFAIFWALQVAIIYRGMETIRRFENWAAPFVLVGAFVMLWWMADKAGGFGPLFDQPSKLGWGGDFWKLFWPSLMGMIGFWSTLSLNIPDFTRYGKSQKAQTRGQALGLPTTMTLFAFLSVMVTSGSQAVYGEPIWDPVQLAAKTDNVVGLLFALVTVLVATLSVNIAANLVSPAFDFSNVAPRKVSFRAGALITSVLAVLIFPWKLYSDPQGYIFTWLGLVGGLLGTVAGILIADYWILRRARLHLVDLYRRGGRYWYEAGWNWRAVLAFVVGGVLAVGGADFHPLVDGRPVPFLEPLADYGWAVGLATSLVLYLVLMLLPATRPGADAAGNRSRSA, encoded by the coding sequence ATGACCGACACCGCGCCCACGGCCATACCGCCGTCCGCCCAAGTCACCCTCCCCGACGGGCGCGTGGAGCTCGCCCCGGGCTCCCCGCCGCCGAGCGGTCCCTACGCCAACCAGGACCTGCTGCCCGTCCCCGTCGAGGGGCGCACCTGGACCACGTACAACTTCTCCGCCCTGTGGGTCGGCATGGCCCACAACACGGCCTCCTGGACCCTCGCCTCCGGTCTGATCGCGGTCGGCATGGACTGGAAGCAGGCGGTGCTCACCATCGCCCTGGCCAACCTGATCGTGCTCGCGCCGATGCTGCTCACCGGGCACGCCGGACCCAAGTACGGCATCCCCTTCCCGGTCTTCGCCCGCGCCTCCTTCGGCATCCGGGGCGCCAACCTGCCCGCCGTGGTGCGGGCGTTGGTGGCGTGCGGCTGGTTCGGCATCCAGACGTGGATCGGCGGCGAGGCGATCTACTTCCTGGCCGGCAAGCTGATCGGGGACGGCTGGACGAACGCGGGGACCTTCGGCGGCCACGCCTGGACCATGTGGCTGTCCTTCGCCATCTTCTGGGCGCTCCAGGTCGCCATCATCTACCGGGGCATGGAGACCATCCGCCGCTTCGAGAACTGGGCGGCGCCCTTCGTCCTCGTCGGCGCCTTCGTGATGCTGTGGTGGATGGCCGACAAGGCGGGTGGCTTCGGCCCGCTCTTCGACCAGCCCTCCAAGCTCGGCTGGGGCGGCGACTTCTGGAAGCTGTTCTGGCCGTCCCTGATGGGCATGATCGGCTTCTGGTCCACCCTGTCCCTCAACATCCCGGACTTCACCCGATACGGAAAGAGCCAGAAGGCCCAGACCCGAGGCCAGGCCCTCGGCCTGCCCACGACGATGACCCTGTTCGCCTTCCTCTCCGTCATGGTCACCTCCGGCAGCCAGGCCGTGTACGGCGAACCGATCTGGGACCCGGTGCAGCTCGCGGCGAAGACGGACAACGTGGTGGGCCTGCTCTTCGCCCTCGTCACCGTCCTGGTGGCCACCCTGTCCGTGAACATCGCCGCCAACCTGGTCTCCCCGGCCTTCGACTTCTCCAACGTCGCACCGCGCAAGGTCAGTTTCCGGGCCGGCGCCCTCATCACGTCCGTCCTGGCGGTACTGATCTTCCCGTGGAAGCTGTACTCCGACCCGCAGGGCTACATCTTCACCTGGCTCGGCCTGGTCGGCGGGCTGCTCGGCACCGTGGCCGGCATCCTCATCGCCGACTACTGGATACTGCGGCGCGCCCGGCTGCACCTCGTCGACCTGTACCGCAGGGGCGGACGCTACTGGTACGAGGCAGGCTGGAACTGGCGTGCGGTGCTGGCCTTCGTCGTCGGCGGCGTCCTGGCCGTCGGCGGCGCCGACTTCCACCCCCTGGTCGACGGCCGCCCCGTCCCCTTCCTCGAACCGCTGGCCGACTACGGCTGGGCGGTCGGCCTGGCCACGTCCCTGGTCCTCTACCTGGTCCTGATGCTGCTGCCCGCGACCCGGCCCGGCGCCGATGCGGCCGGAAACCGCAGCCGTTCCGCCTGA
- a CDS encoding TIGR03842 family LLM class F420-dependent oxidoreductase: MDFGLVLQTDPPASRVVELMQRAERNGFSHGWTFDSAVLWQEPFVIYSQVLANTSTLKIGPMVTNPGTRTWEVTASTFATLNDMFGNRTVCGIGRGDSAMRVAGRKPNTLARISDAIRVIRALGRGEEADLGGGTVVRFPWTRPGAEVPVWMAAYGPKALKMTGEEADGFILQLADLYLTEYMVKAVRDAAEAAGRDPSEVTVCVAAPAYVTADDSPEALAHAREQCRWFGGMVGNHVADLVAKYGAHTGTVPDELTDYIKAREGYDYAHHGRSGNPDTQFVPDEIVDRFCLIGPVEKHIEKLTALRALGVDQFALYDMHDAREAVIDTYGTQVIPAVNG; encoded by the coding sequence ATGGACTTCGGACTCGTCCTGCAGACCGACCCGCCGGCCTCCCGCGTCGTGGAGCTGATGCAGCGGGCCGAGCGCAACGGCTTCAGCCACGGCTGGACCTTCGACTCCGCCGTGCTGTGGCAGGAGCCGTTCGTGATCTACAGCCAGGTCCTGGCCAACACCAGCACACTGAAGATCGGCCCGATGGTCACCAACCCGGGCACCCGCACCTGGGAGGTGACCGCGTCCACCTTCGCCACCCTCAACGACATGTTCGGCAACCGCACGGTCTGCGGCATCGGCCGCGGCGACTCCGCGATGCGGGTGGCCGGACGCAAGCCCAACACCCTCGCCCGGATAAGCGATGCGATCAGGGTCATCCGCGCGCTGGGCAGGGGAGAGGAGGCCGACCTCGGCGGCGGCACCGTCGTCCGGTTCCCCTGGACCAGGCCCGGCGCCGAAGTCCCCGTGTGGATGGCCGCGTACGGTCCCAAGGCGCTGAAGATGACCGGCGAGGAGGCCGACGGCTTCATCCTCCAGCTCGCCGACCTCTACCTGACCGAGTACATGGTCAAGGCCGTCCGCGACGCCGCCGAGGCCGCCGGACGCGACCCGTCCGAGGTGACGGTCTGCGTCGCCGCTCCCGCCTACGTCACCGCCGACGACTCGCCCGAGGCCCTCGCCCACGCGCGGGAGCAGTGCCGCTGGTTCGGCGGCATGGTCGGCAACCACGTCGCCGACCTGGTCGCCAAGTACGGCGCCCACACCGGTACCGTGCCCGACGAACTCACCGACTACATCAAGGCCCGCGAGGGCTACGACTACGCCCACCACGGGCGCAGCGGCAACCCGGACACGCAGTTCGTGCCGGACGAGATCGTCGACCGGTTCTGCCTGATCGGCCCGGTCGAGAAGCACATCGAGAAGCTGACCGCCCTGCGCGCCCTCGGCGTCGACCAGTTCGCGCTGTACGACATGCACGACGCGCGGGAAGCCGTGATCGACACCTACGGCACCCAGGTCATCCCGGCCGTCAACGGCTGA
- the hydA gene encoding dihydropyrimidinase, whose translation MSSRTVIRGGLVITAADEIHADVLIEEGRVAALAATGTPAAEAFTAERTIDASGKYVIPGGVDGHTHMEMPFGGTYAADTFETGTRAAAWGGTTTIVDFAIQSVGHSLREGLDAWHAKAEGNCAIDYGFHMIVSDVNQETLKEMDLLVEEGVTSFKQFMAYPGVFYSDDGQILRAMQRAAENGGLIMMHAENGIAIDVLVEQALARGETDPRFHGEVRKALLEAEATHRAIRLAQVAGAPLYVVHVSATEAVAELTRARDEGLPVFGETCPQYLFLSTDNLAEPDFEGAKYVCSTPLRPKEHQAALWRGLRTNDLQVVSTDHCPFCFSGQKELGRGDFSKIPNGMPGVENRMDLLHQAVVDGHIGRRRWIEIACATPARMFGLYPKKGTIAPGADADIVVYDPHAEQVISAQTHHMNVDYSAYEGRRITGRVETVLSRGEPVVTEREYTGRKGHGAYTPRVTCQYLN comes from the coding sequence ATGAGCAGCCGTACCGTCATCCGCGGCGGCCTCGTCATCACCGCGGCCGACGAGATCCACGCCGACGTCCTGATCGAGGAAGGCCGCGTCGCCGCCCTCGCCGCGACCGGCACCCCGGCCGCCGAGGCGTTCACCGCCGAGCGGACCATCGACGCGAGCGGCAAGTACGTCATCCCGGGCGGCGTCGACGGGCACACCCACATGGAGATGCCCTTCGGCGGTACCTACGCCGCCGACACCTTCGAGACCGGCACCCGCGCCGCCGCCTGGGGCGGCACGACCACCATCGTCGACTTCGCCATCCAGAGCGTCGGGCACTCCCTGCGCGAGGGCCTGGACGCCTGGCACGCCAAGGCCGAGGGCAACTGCGCCATCGACTACGGCTTCCACATGATCGTCTCGGACGTGAACCAGGAGACGCTCAAGGAGATGGACCTGCTGGTGGAGGAGGGGGTGACCTCCTTCAAGCAGTTCATGGCGTACCCCGGCGTCTTCTACTCCGACGACGGACAAATCCTGCGCGCCATGCAGCGCGCCGCCGAGAACGGCGGCCTGATCATGATGCACGCCGAGAACGGCATCGCGATCGACGTCCTGGTCGAGCAGGCCCTCGCCCGCGGCGAGACCGACCCCCGCTTCCACGGCGAGGTCCGCAAGGCCCTGCTGGAGGCCGAGGCCACCCACCGCGCCATCCGGCTCGCCCAGGTCGCCGGGGCGCCGCTGTACGTGGTGCACGTCTCGGCGACGGAGGCGGTGGCCGAGCTGACCCGGGCCCGCGACGAGGGCCTGCCCGTCTTCGGCGAGACCTGCCCCCAGTACCTGTTCCTGTCCACGGACAACCTCGCCGAGCCGGACTTCGAGGGCGCCAAGTACGTGTGCAGCACACCGCTCAGGCCGAAGGAGCACCAGGCGGCGCTGTGGCGGGGCCTGCGCACCAACGACCTCCAGGTGGTCTCCACCGACCACTGCCCCTTCTGCTTCAGCGGGCAGAAGGAACTGGGCCGGGGCGACTTCTCCAAGATTCCCAACGGGATGCCGGGCGTCGAGAACCGCATGGACCTGCTTCACCAGGCCGTCGTCGACGGGCACATCGGCCGCCGCCGCTGGATCGAGATCGCCTGCGCCACCCCGGCCCGGATGTTCGGCCTGTACCCGAAGAAGGGCACCATCGCGCCCGGCGCCGACGCCGACATCGTCGTCTACGACCCGCACGCCGAGCAGGTCATCTCCGCCCAGACCCACCACATGAACGTCGACTACTCGGCGTACGAGGGCCGGCGGATCACCGGCCGGGTGGAGACCGTGCTCTCGCGCGGCGAACCGGTCGTGACCGAGCGGGAGTACACCGGGCGCAAGGGCCACGGCGCCTACACCCCGCGCGTCACCTGTCAGTACCTGAACTAG
- a CDS encoding nitrilase-related carbon-nitrogen hydrolase, with translation MSRVIRAALFQTAWTGDKESMIQVHEQAVRDAAAQGAQVMCFQELFYGPYFCQVQDPEFYAYAERVPDGPTVERFQRLAREHGIVLVLPMYEEEQPGVLYNTAAVIDADGSYLGKYRKTHIPQVRGFWEKFYFRPGNSGWPVFDTAVGKVGVYICYDRHFPEGWRALGLEGAEIVFNPSATSRGLSGYLWQLEQPAAAVANEYFVGAINRVGVEELGDNDFYGTSYFVDPEAQFVGEVASDKETELVVRDLDMAKLREVRDRWQFYRDRAPGAYSPLTAP, from the coding sequence ATGAGCCGAGTGATCCGTGCCGCGCTCTTCCAGACCGCCTGGACGGGCGACAAGGAATCGATGATCCAGGTCCACGAGCAGGCGGTGCGCGACGCCGCCGCCCAGGGCGCACAGGTCATGTGCTTCCAGGAACTGTTCTACGGGCCGTACTTCTGCCAGGTCCAGGACCCCGAGTTCTACGCCTATGCCGAACGCGTCCCGGACGGCCCGACCGTGGAGCGCTTCCAGCGCCTGGCCCGCGAACACGGCATCGTCCTGGTGCTCCCCATGTACGAGGAGGAGCAGCCCGGCGTCCTCTACAACACCGCCGCCGTCATCGACGCCGACGGCTCCTACCTCGGCAAGTACCGCAAGACGCACATCCCCCAGGTACGGGGCTTCTGGGAGAAGTTCTACTTCCGTCCCGGCAACTCCGGCTGGCCGGTCTTCGACACCGCCGTCGGCAAGGTCGGCGTGTACATCTGCTACGACCGGCACTTCCCGGAGGGCTGGCGGGCGCTGGGCCTCGAAGGCGCCGAGATCGTCTTCAACCCGTCGGCCACCTCGCGCGGCCTGTCCGGCTACCTGTGGCAGCTGGAGCAGCCGGCGGCCGCCGTCGCCAACGAGTACTTCGTCGGCGCCATCAACCGCGTCGGCGTCGAGGAGCTGGGCGACAACGACTTCTACGGCACCTCGTACTTCGTCGACCCCGAGGCCCAGTTCGTCGGCGAGGTGGCGAGCGACAAGGAGACCGAACTCGTCGTCCGAGACCTCGACATGGCCAAGCTGCGCGAGGTCCGCGACCGCTGGCAGTTCTACCGCGACCGCGCGCCGGGCGCCTACTCCCCGCTGACCGCGCCCTGA